A genomic region of Acidobacteriota bacterium contains the following coding sequences:
- a CDS encoding acetylxylan esterase, producing MTKRLSNKILPAIFALLIGTGAAFAQQTNPTRPPDPAAQPQQTAPAFKAPENIEFRTAKIISEGVRIHAELYSLKSLAGKPLPTVIQAHGWGGTAANFRWDSLALANAGYLVIAFDYRGWGQSDGRIILAAPPEKKEGRRFTAQVEELREYVDPMEQLTDWFTVINWAMGEPAVDKQRVGLRGSSYSGGHVFFVAARDPRVKAIVSQVGAFDSRWVMADEENRKLTYDEATKRAHGEIGYPEPRAKVIGNLIGAPIRDKLIHYLPSDEAPKVKDCAVLFIVAEKEELFDNKDHAKIAYDRMPGTKKKYVSIPNITHYGIYRESRNEAIKMAIDWFDQYLKK from the coding sequence ATGACCAAGCGTCTTTCAAACAAAATTCTTCCCGCCATTTTCGCGCTGCTGATCGGAACCGGCGCGGCCTTTGCGCAGCAAACGAATCCCACGCGACCGCCTGATCCGGCGGCGCAACCACAACAAACCGCGCCCGCGTTCAAAGCGCCGGAAAACATCGAATTCCGCACGGCAAAAATCATCAGCGAAGGCGTGCGCATTCACGCGGAGTTGTATTCGCTGAAATCTCTGGCCGGAAAACCTTTGCCGACCGTCATTCAAGCGCACGGTTGGGGTGGCACGGCGGCGAACTTCCGCTGGGATTCGCTGGCGCTGGCGAACGCCGGCTATCTGGTGATTGCCTTTGATTATCGCGGCTGGGGGCAAAGCGATGGACGCATTATCCTCGCGGCTCCGCCGGAGAAAAAAGAAGGGCGGCGATTCACCGCGCAGGTCGAAGAATTGCGCGAATACGTTGACCCGATGGAGCAGTTGACCGATTGGTTCACGGTCATCAACTGGGCAATGGGCGAACCCGCCGTGGATAAACAGCGCGTAGGGTTGCGCGGTTCCAGCTATTCCGGCGGCCACGTGTTTTTTGTCGCCGCCCGCGATCCGCGCGTCAAAGCGATTGTAAGCCAGGTAGGCGCATTCGATTCGCGCTGGGTGATGGCCGACGAAGAAAACCGCAAACTGACTTACGACGAAGCGACCAAACGCGCGCACGGCGAAATCGGCTACCCCGAACCGCGCGCCAAAGTCATCGGCAATCTGATCGGCGCGCCGATTCGCGACAAGCTGATTCATTATTTGCCCAGCGACGAAGCGCCCAAGGTCAAAGATTGTGCCGTGCTGTTCATCGTTGCGGAAAAAGAAGAACTCTTCGACAATAAAGATCACGCTAAAATCGCCTATGATCGAATGCCGGGAACGAAGAAGAAGTACGTTTCGATTCCCAACATCACTCACTACGGCATTTACCGCGAATCGCGCAACGAAGCGATCAAGATGGCGATTGACTGGTTCGATCAATATCTGAAGAAATAA
- a CDS encoding cupin domain-containing protein: MPFINTNRLETKEPRPGWKGRFINSETMTFGYYDIEAGASIHEHFHSNEEVWHILEGELEVTIDGQTQVAGPGAVAVIPPNTLHSVKALSVGRAIVVDQPRREAIGGIKTDCKEQKP, from the coding sequence ATGCCGTTCATCAACACCAATCGGTTGGAAACCAAAGAGCCGCGTCCGGGCTGGAAAGGGCGCTTTATCAATTCGGAAACCATGACCTTCGGTTATTACGACATCGAAGCGGGAGCTTCGATTCACGAACACTTTCATTCCAACGAAGAGGTTTGGCACATTCTGGAAGGCGAACTTGAAGTCACGATTGACGGGCAAACTCAAGTTGCCGGCCCAGGAGCCGTGGCCGTCATACCGCCAAACACGCTTCATTCCGTCAAAGCTCTGAGCGTTGGCAGAGCCATCGTTGTGGATCAACCGCGACGAGAAGCTATCGGCGGCATCAAAACCGACTGCAAGGAACAGAAACCATGA
- a CDS encoding alpha/beta hydrolase: MKESINFTRLLVLLSVVVVMAGLASAQDQPFRFAGTTCTTTPYLHCPDSECSGPMVINQGNVVEMKTRRTYFLDYPCDLKKGEKVTFILSLHGAGSYGNWQRNYFPLMDYKDKYRLVIATPNSPTRVWSDADDQYLQNIVNFVVDQLGKENIKAFWLVGHSQGGMTSNRLIRTEFFKERADGWLSLSGGRLGGNPGRSATFAPTGAAAPAATATAPPAGASSMASAMAALRELPTGDFSFIYETGQREVDEKGVPETSEWARKYSCGPRRAPEEIVDTKAGYVYDSSRLNLLRPGWGLLPAPGKAQMYAFPDCKDGRVVADVVRVDKGHTEGLEPKVTEELVKLMVSAKGGKLQQSTQTADKR; this comes from the coding sequence ATGAAAGAGTCCATCAACTTCACCAGATTGTTGGTTTTGCTGAGCGTGGTTGTCGTGATGGCCGGACTGGCCAGCGCGCAGGATCAACCATTCCGGTTTGCGGGCACGACCTGCACCACAACGCCTTATCTGCATTGCCCCGACAGCGAATGCAGCGGCCCAATGGTCATCAACCAGGGCAATGTGGTGGAGATGAAAACGCGCCGTACGTACTTTCTGGATTACCCCTGCGATTTGAAGAAAGGCGAAAAAGTCACGTTCATCCTCAGCCTGCACGGCGCAGGATCGTACGGAAACTGGCAGCGCAACTACTTTCCGCTGATGGATTACAAAGACAAATACCGTTTGGTAATCGCCACTCCGAATTCGCCAACGCGTGTGTGGTCGGATGCCGATGACCAGTATCTGCAGAACATCGTCAATTTCGTGGTTGACCAACTCGGCAAGGAAAACATCAAGGCGTTTTGGCTGGTCGGCCATTCGCAAGGCGGCATGACTTCCAATCGCTTGATTCGCACGGAGTTTTTCAAAGAGAGAGCCGATGGCTGGCTGAGCCTGTCTGGCGGACGGTTGGGCGGAAATCCGGGGCGCTCGGCGACCTTTGCGCCGACAGGCGCCGCCGCCCCTGCGGCAACTGCGACGGCTCCACCGGCGGGCGCTTCATCCATGGCTTCGGCAATGGCTGCGTTGCGCGAACTTCCGACCGGCGATTTCTCGTTTATTTACGAAACCGGTCAGCGCGAAGTGGATGAAAAAGGCGTGCCCGAAACTTCCGAATGGGCCAGGAAGTATTCCTGTGGCCCGCGCCGCGCGCCGGAAGAGATTGTTGATACCAAGGCGGGTTACGTTTATGACAGTTCACGGCTGAACCTGCTGCGTCCGGGTTGGGGGTTGCTGCCTGCGCCGGGCAAAGCGCAGATGTACGCCTTCCCGGATTGTAAAGATGGCCGGGTGGTCGCCGATGTCGTGCGCGTTGACAAAGGCCACACCGAAGGCCTGGAGCCGAAAGTCACCGAAGAGTTAGTCAAGTTGATGGTTTCGGCAAAAGGCGGCAAGCTACAACAATCAACTCAAACTGCTGACAAACGCTGA
- a CDS encoding alpha/beta hydrolase, whose product MKRFNTFLIALCLLLFTGVANAQPKPKEDSFKTKDGVKIVYYTIGKGTPVILIHGYTGSALGNWFRNGVAEALAKNHQVIALDCRNHGKSDKPQLNGPGRAEDVIEMMDHLKIQKAHLHGYSMGGAIVGRLLGLIPDRIITASFGGSGIPETDPEWRAKVPKDKEGRDPDEDTASRNLRIRHAMDNGMNREEAEKLAATPPQPRAATTTPATGGTTTRTTPTAPPFDLTKLDIPLLAINGEYDRPLAKTHRMWREARNFTSVVLPGKSHLTAIAAPYIPKEYAQSLVKFINGNDPQK is encoded by the coding sequence ATGAAACGATTCAACACATTCCTGATCGCGCTGTGCTTGCTGTTGTTCACAGGCGTGGCCAACGCCCAACCCAAACCAAAAGAAGATTCCTTCAAGACCAAAGACGGAGTGAAGATTGTTTACTACACGATCGGCAAAGGTACGCCGGTCATTCTGATTCACGGGTACACGGGCAGCGCGCTGGGCAATTGGTTTCGCAATGGAGTAGCCGAAGCGCTGGCCAAAAATCATCAAGTCATTGCGCTGGATTGTCGCAATCACGGCAAGAGTGACAAACCTCAACTGAATGGCCCTGGCCGTGCCGAAGATGTCATCGAAATGATGGATCATCTGAAAATCCAGAAAGCGCATTTGCATGGCTATTCAATGGGCGGCGCAATCGTCGGGCGGTTGCTCGGGTTAATTCCCGACCGCATCATCACCGCCAGCTTTGGCGGGTCGGGCATTCCCGAAACCGATCCGGAATGGCGCGCGAAAGTGCCGAAAGACAAGGAAGGGCGCGACCCTGACGAAGACACCGCGAGCCGGAACTTACGCATTCGCCACGCGATGGATAATGGAATGAACCGCGAGGAGGCAGAAAAGTTGGCGGCGACTCCACCGCAACCGCGCGCTGCCACAACCACACCGGCAACTGGCGGAACGACGACTCGCACAACGCCAACCGCTCCGCCGTTCGACCTGACAAAACTGGACATTCCTTTGCTGGCGATCAACGGCGAATACGACCGGCCTCTGGCGAAAACTCATCGCATGTGGCGCGAAGCCAGAAACTTCACCAGCGTCGTGTTGCCCGGAAAATCACATCTGACCGCCATCGCTGCGCCGTATATCCCGAAAGAATACGCGCAGAGCCTGGTCAAATTCATCAACGGAAACGATCCGCAGAAATAA
- a CDS encoding acetylxylan esterase — protein MNKRFLCTLIALLLSLTTFAQDKQQEKKLKTGLWPPDWVYTLAEGVTTREITYYSDGVACYGKIFFPKGFSATGKTPGIVLGQGWAGNHFSIEKYAARFAERGLVAMVIDYRGWGSSDGFIAQAQPTVSRGEKEPVRDDVRYSNGKVETVTKRTRLIPLKQVEDYRNAISYLQGEPGVDPDRIGIWGSSFAGGNVIVVAALDSRVKAIVGQVPAISGKNSPVGPVPLRGKALEDAIQRARTGKGGEFETGFSYRRMVDMETTQMVAEYRPFHYLKAIGDRPVLLIPAEKEELINNKENAIAAMDVLTGPKKLLIVPGITHFEMYIGEAFEISSNAAAAWFREHLGLEPKNAMKQ, from the coding sequence ATGAACAAACGTTTCCTTTGCACCCTGATCGCACTGTTGTTGTCGCTGACGACTTTCGCGCAGGACAAACAGCAGGAAAAGAAACTCAAAACCGGACTTTGGCCGCCGGATTGGGTGTACACCCTGGCCGAAGGCGTCACCACGCGCGAAATCACCTATTACAGCGACGGCGTCGCCTGTTACGGCAAAATCTTTTTTCCCAAAGGATTTTCCGCGACCGGCAAAACGCCGGGCATTGTGCTGGGACAAGGCTGGGCGGGAAACCATTTTTCGATTGAAAAATACGCCGCGCGCTTCGCCGAACGAGGATTGGTGGCGATGGTGATTGATTATCGCGGCTGGGGTTCGAGCGACGGCTTTATTGCGCAAGCGCAGCCCACCGTCAGCCGTGGCGAAAAAGAACCTGTTCGCGATGATGTGCGATATAGCAACGGCAAAGTCGAAACGGTGACGAAACGCACGCGGCTGATTCCGCTGAAACAGGTCGAAGATTACCGCAATGCCATTTCCTACTTGCAAGGCGAACCCGGCGTTGACCCCGACCGCATCGGTATTTGGGGATCGAGCTTTGCTGGCGGTAACGTGATTGTCGTTGCCGCCCTGGATTCACGCGTCAAAGCCATTGTTGGACAGGTCCCGGCCATTTCCGGCAAAAATTCACCGGTTGGACCTGTCCCGCTTCGCGGCAAGGCGCTGGAAGATGCGATCCAGCGCGCTCGTACCGGAAAAGGTGGCGAGTTTGAAACAGGCTTTTCGTATCGGCGGATGGTAGATATGGAAACCACGCAGATGGTCGCCGAATATCGCCCGTTCCATTATTTGAAAGCCATCGGCGACCGTCCGGTGTTGCTGATCCCGGCGGAAAAAGAAGAACTGATCAACAACAAAGAAAACGCCATTGCGGCGATGGACGTGCTGACCGGCCCGAAAAAGCTCTTGATCGTTCCCGGCATCACGCATTTTGAGATGTACATCGGCGAAGCATTTGAAATCAGCTCCAATGCAGCCGCCGCCTGGTTCCGCGAACATCTGGGATTGGAGCCAAAGAACGCCATGAAACAGTGA